A single Blastocatellia bacterium DNA region contains:
- a CDS encoding polysaccharide deacetylase: MEIVHQVRAGRDLTPKEWPGRARVAVGLSFDFDNETPALRDGQTSPALMAQGEYGARAGLPRILRLLDTYGIAATFFIPAMSAKIHLASVKEIMARGRHEIALHGWIHERNSLLREEEERELMQRSFAALKEITGKAPVGIRTPSWDFSPATMKLIRELGLLYDSSLMADDRPYEVLINGEPTGVVELPVEWILDDYPYFGMDRQSTIRPYTQPNDVYDIWRAEFDKAYEEGTIFILTMHPHIIGHRSRIAMLERLIQYMRSKPGVWFATHEEIARYVRPKDWK; the protein is encoded by the coding sequence ATGGAGATTGTGCACCAGGTTCGTGCCGGACGAGACCTGACCCCGAAAGAGTGGCCGGGGCGAGCGCGGGTGGCCGTTGGTCTCTCGTTTGATTTCGACAACGAGACGCCGGCGCTTCGGGACGGTCAAACTTCCCCGGCGCTCATGGCTCAGGGCGAGTACGGCGCCCGGGCGGGCCTGCCGCGGATCCTTCGCCTGCTGGACACCTATGGAATTGCGGCGACCTTCTTCATCCCCGCGATGAGCGCCAAAATTCATCTCGCATCGGTCAAAGAGATCATGGCCCGGGGACGTCACGAAATCGCTCTGCATGGCTGGATCCACGAACGTAACTCGCTGCTTCGTGAAGAGGAAGAACGTGAGTTGATGCAACGGAGCTTTGCCGCTCTCAAGGAGATCACGGGGAAAGCGCCGGTGGGAATCCGCACGCCGTCCTGGGATTTCAGTCCCGCGACGATGAAGCTCATTCGGGAACTCGGCTTGCTCTATGACAGCAGCTTGATGGCCGATGATCGTCCCTATGAGGTGCTCATCAACGGCGAACCAACGGGCGTCGTCGAGCTGCCCGTCGAATGGATCCTCGACGATTACCCGTATTTCGGCATGGATCGGCAGAGCACGATCCGTCCCTACACGCAACCTAATGATGTGTACGACATCTGGCGGGCGGAATTCGATAAGGCGTACGAGGAAGGAACGATCTTCATCCTGACGATGCATCCGCACATCATCGGGCATCGCTCGCGCATCGCCATGCTGGAACGGCTCATTCAATACATGCGGTCCAAGCCGGGCGTCTGGTTCGCCACACACGAGGAAATCGCCCGGTACGTCCGTCCGAAGGACTGGAAATGA